A single region of the Govania unica genome encodes:
- a CDS encoding helix-turn-helix transcriptional regulator, producing the protein MKQSLQAANDNLPAHRLLNEKEAAILLGFTIRALQNWRVRGGGPRFVKVSARSVRYRPDDLQQWIEDRLVSSTSDSRYIS; encoded by the coding sequence ATGAAACAGTCACTGCAAGCCGCCAACGACAATCTTCCGGCTCATCGCCTCTTAAATGAGAAAGAGGCCGCCATTCTCTTAGGCTTCACAATCCGCGCCCTGCAAAACTGGCGCGTGCGTGGTGGTGGGCCACGCTTTGTGAAAGTCTCGGCCCGCTCGGTACGCTACCGCCCCGATGACTTGCAGCAATGGATTGAGGACCGGCTTGTTTCATCAACGTCAGACAGCCGCTATATCAGCTAA